A single Mesomycoplasma ovipneumoniae DNA region contains:
- a CDS encoding IS3 family transposase has product MSRHFKKDEFDMIYKIYNEFGLKKTINYINDISPDTNFITRDQLVRRIKKIIRYYNNGMQDQLLDKKGARRKPGSGKPKKQIEPDWNEFTKQELIEIAKRYYETNKDKSKSGKLSEAKTLNIPYSKSAKIFNVCRRAVAKSKTRVIKVKEHKNDAIIKKSFLDNKGRYGRLRLSAYIYIKYNIYINPRSLGRHLKRLNLVCKIRKQRRKSEIKNTKFALPDIVKRDYNDKLNRNIFATDVTYIKAPRDVKENHVFLSVIIEHKTKKIRDFKLSLNNDLNLVMDNIKTFRSIDKDFVIHSDHGFQYTSKVYIDKINKMGGTVSLSRIGNSLDNREAEYWFSIIKSECLNELNYSKITFEDLKKIIADYIFWYNNYRIQSILNWKTPQQYAMML; this is encoded by the coding sequence ATGTCAAGACACTTTAAAAAAGACGAGTTTGATATGATTTATAAAATTTACAATGAATTTGGATTAAAAAAAACAATAAATTATATTAATGATATTTCGCCAGATACAAATTTTATAACCAGAGATCAACTAGTTCGAAGAATCAAAAAAATTATTAGATATTATAATAATGGTATGCAAGACCAATTATTAGATAAAAAGGGTGCAAGAAGAAAGCCAGGGAGTGGCAAACCTAAAAAACAAATTGAACCCGATTGAAACGAATTTACAAAACAAGAATTAATAGAAATAGCTAAGAGATATTACGAAACCAACAAAGATAAATCAAAATCAGGAAAACTTAGTGAAGCCAAAACACTAAATATTCCCTACAGCAAATCTGCAAAAATTTTTAATGTATGCAGACGAGCAGTGGCAAAATCTAAAACTAGAGTTATAAAAGTAAAGGAACACAAAAATGACGCAATAATTAAAAAATCCTTTCTTGATAACAAAGGTAGATATGGTCGCTTAAGGTTGAGTGCTTATATTTATATAAAATATAATATTTACATTAATCCTCGAAGTCTTGGAAGACATTTAAAAAGATTGAATTTAGTATGCAAAATTAGAAAACAAAGAAGAAAGAGCGAAATTAAGAACACCAAATTCGCACTGCCGGATATTGTTAAACGCGACTACAATGATAAATTAAATAGAAATATTTTTGCTACTGATGTTACATATATAAAAGCTCCCAGAGATGTTAAGGAAAACCATGTATTTTTGTCTGTAATAATTGAGCATAAAACTAAAAAAATCAGAGATTTTAAATTATCACTAAACAATGATCTTAATTTAGTTATGGATAATATAAAGACATTTAGGTCTATTGATAAAGATTTTGTTATTCATTCAGACCATGGATTTCAATACACTTCAAAAGTCTATATTGACAAAATAAATAAAATGGGAGGAACTGTTTCGTTGTCTCGCATAGGAAATTCTTTGGATAATAGGGAGGCTGAATACTGATTTTCAATTATAAAAAGTGAATGCTTAAACGAGTTAAACTACAGTAAAATAACTTTTGAAGATCTGAAAAAAATAATTGCAGATTATATATTTTGATACAACAATTATAGAATTCAATCGATTTTAAATTGAAAAACACCACAGCAATATGCTATGATGTTATAA
- the tuf gene encoding elongation factor Tu — protein MAVVKTGAKKDFDRSKEHINIGTIGHVDHGKTTLTAAISTVLSKKGLAEAKDYASIDAAPEEKARGITINTAHIEYSTDKRHYAHVDCPGHADYIKNMITGAAQMDGAILVVAATDGPMPQTREHILLSKQVGVPKMVVFLNKIDLLEGEEEMVDLVEVEIRELLSSYDFDGDNTPIIRGSARGALEGKPEWEAKVLELMDAVDSYIDSPVREMDKPFLMAVEDVFTITGRGTVATGKVERGQVKLNEEVEIVGYRPEPKKTVVTGIEMFNKNLQSAMAGDNAGVLLRGVDRKDIERGQVIAKPKTIIPHTKFKAAIYALKKEEGGRHTPFFKNYKPQFYFRTTDVTGGIEFEAGREMVIPGDNVDLTVELIAPIAVEQGTKFSIREGGRTVGAGTVTEIIK, from the coding sequence ATGGCAGTTGTTAAAACTGGTGCAAAAAAAGATTTTGACCGTTCAAAAGAGCATATCAATATTGGGACAATTGGTCATGTTGACCACGGAAAAACCACTCTAACAGCGGCAATTTCAACTGTATTATCAAAAAAAGGTCTAGCTGAAGCAAAGGATTATGCTTCTATTGACGCAGCCCCTGAAGAAAAAGCGCGTGGAATTACAATCAATACAGCCCACATCGAATATAGCACAGACAAGCGTCACTATGCCCATGTTGATTGCCCTGGTCACGCCGATTATATTAAAAATATGATCACAGGAGCAGCACAAATGGATGGTGCCATTCTTGTTGTTGCCGCAACAGATGGTCCAATGCCCCAAACTCGTGAGCACATTCTTCTTTCAAAACAAGTTGGTGTGCCAAAAATGGTTGTTTTCCTAAACAAAATCGACTTACTTGAAGGTGAAGAAGAAATGGTTGACCTTGTTGAGGTTGAAATTCGTGAACTTCTTTCTTCATATGATTTTGACGGAGACAACACCCCAATAATCCGTGGTTCAGCTCGTGGTGCTCTTGAAGGAAAACCTGAATGAGAAGCTAAAGTTCTTGAACTAATGGATGCAGTTGACTCTTACATTGACTCCCCAGTTCGTGAAATGGATAAACCATTCCTAATGGCAGTTGAAGACGTCTTTACCATTACAGGTCGTGGAACTGTTGCTACTGGTAAGGTTGAAAGAGGACAAGTTAAACTAAATGAAGAGGTTGAAATTGTCGGTTACCGTCCTGAACCTAAAAAAACAGTTGTAACCGGAATTGAAATGTTTAACAAAAACCTTCAATCTGCAATGGCTGGAGATAATGCTGGAGTTCTTCTTCGTGGTGTTGACCGTAAAGATATCGAACGTGGTCAGGTTATTGCCAAACCAAAAACAATTATTCCCCACACTAAATTTAAAGCAGCAATTTACGCGCTCAAAAAAGAAGAAGGTGGAAGACATACTCCATTTTTCAAAAATTACAAACCTCAATTTTATTTCCGTACAACTGATGTTACTGGTGGAATTGAATTTGAAGCTGGCCGTGAAATGGTAATTCCTGGGGATAATGTTGACCTTACTGTTGAACTTATTGCCCCTATCGCTGTTGAGCAAGGAACAAAATTCTCAATTCGCGAAGGTGGAAGAACTGTTGGAGCCGGAACAGTAACTGAAATTATTAAATAA
- the lon gene encoding endopeptidase La, translating into MPVHSYRFLVASEDVYFPNTAQQTISFSDPESIKILREIYHSTSRTTLTNKELLIVYRKENEEVDLFEEEIIDEQLDKKGAEQNKSGAADAAKSKTSGNEKLTVDPKIENDFSPRILDIDELSKYASLIRVQSYRAKTRPDKSDWQTVILDFTVLEKVQLVDLITDPNKAKADQITIKSTREIIKNREIHVSLINDLLEFGRKTKNFKMPGELLLVVDKFQNSNTEVEKNEFIKGVTNTLSSSVSLNYQQKYHLFSLNSYASKIKKLYEHVHTFNEQIRLEDEINVILKSNLDKQQTEFILKEKIKAIRKKLGEDSRYEDEIEELLHSEIGKLIFPKEVAKTIKREANRLKSMMATSPESNITKNYLDLLVALPWRRVRKDILDIQNVRQKLEEAHYGLDEIKKRIIEYLAALIHRRSQSNQEPTLEKIDGDYCDSNLFVSSKVQKGRTNSIPILTLVGPPGTGKTSIAMAIAESIGKEFVKISLGGVRDEAEIRGHRRTYVGALPGKIIQALKKAGVSNPLILLDEIDKMGSDFKGDPAAAMLEVLDPEQNRFFQDHYLELEYDLSQILFVATANEIHDIPEPLLDRVEIIELSSYTFLEKLQIAKSHLIPAVLKENSLDPKYFPIDDETIDYLIRYYTREAGVRGLKRVFDKIARKIIVRLLENTLAENFKIDVKFARELLGIEKFDPDPVDASPQIGTVNGLGYSPLGGSTLQIEVSTIPGRGDIKLTGSLKDVMQESARIALSYVQSKAKDFGIDFDFENTLIHIHVPEGAVPKDGPSAGITFTTAIISALSQKPVSHDIAMTGEITLRGKVLGIGGLKEKSLGAYKSGIKTIFIPQSNEKNLVDLPDEVKNSIKFIPVETYQQIYDFIFK; encoded by the coding sequence ATGCCAGTTCATTCATACCGTTTTTTAGTTGCATCAGAGGATGTTTATTTCCCAAACACCGCTCAGCAAACTATTAGTTTTAGCGACCCTGAATCAATTAAGATTCTCAGGGAAATTTACCATTCAACTTCACGGACAACTTTAACAAACAAAGAGTTGTTAATTGTTTACCGTAAAGAAAATGAAGAAGTAGATTTATTTGAAGAAGAAATTATTGACGAACAACTCGACAAAAAAGGCGCTGAACAAAACAAGTCAGGAGCTGCTGATGCTGCTAAGTCTAAAACTTCAGGAAATGAAAAGCTAACTGTAGATCCCAAAATCGAAAATGACTTTTCGCCAAGAATTCTTGACATTGATGAACTTTCTAAATATGCTTCTCTAATTAGAGTTCAAAGTTATCGCGCAAAAACTAGACCTGATAAAAGCGATTGGCAAACCGTAATTTTAGATTTCACTGTTCTTGAAAAAGTTCAACTTGTAGATTTAATAACTGACCCAAATAAAGCAAAAGCTGACCAAATAACTATTAAATCAACTCGTGAAATTATAAAAAATCGTGAAATTCACGTAAGTTTAATTAATGATTTACTTGAATTTGGGCGAAAAACAAAAAACTTTAAGATGCCAGGTGAGCTTCTTTTGGTTGTTGACAAATTTCAAAATAGTAACACCGAAGTTGAAAAAAATGAATTCATCAAAGGTGTAACAAACACTTTATCTTCATCAGTTAGCCTTAACTACCAACAAAAATACCATTTATTTTCACTAAATTCTTATGCCTCAAAAATTAAAAAACTATATGAACACGTTCATACCTTTAATGAACAAATTCGACTTGAGGATGAAATTAATGTTATTTTAAAATCTAACCTTGACAAACAACAAACAGAATTTATCCTCAAAGAAAAAATTAAGGCAATCCGTAAAAAATTAGGCGAAGATTCCCGTTATGAAGATGAAATTGAAGAGCTTTTACACTCAGAAATTGGAAAATTAATTTTCCCTAAAGAAGTTGCAAAAACAATAAAACGTGAAGCTAACCGTTTAAAATCAATGATGGCTACTTCACCTGAGTCTAATATCACCAAAAATTATCTTGATTTACTAGTCGCCCTGCCTTGAAGACGTGTAAGAAAAGACATTTTAGATATTCAAAATGTTCGCCAAAAACTTGAAGAAGCACATTATGGCCTTGACGAAATTAAAAAAAGAATAATTGAATATCTTGCCGCCCTAATTCACCGGCGTTCACAGTCAAATCAAGAGCCAACCCTTGAGAAAATTGATGGCGATTACTGTGATTCAAATTTATTTGTCAGCTCTAAAGTTCAAAAAGGAAGAACTAACTCAATTCCAATTTTAACACTTGTCGGGCCTCCAGGAACCGGAAAAACTTCAATTGCAATGGCAATTGCTGAATCAATTGGCAAAGAATTTGTGAAAATCTCCCTTGGAGGTGTCCGGGACGAGGCTGAAATAAGAGGTCACCGTCGGACATATGTTGGTGCTCTCCCGGGAAAAATTATTCAAGCTCTCAAAAAAGCTGGCGTTTCAAATCCACTAATTTTACTTGATGAAATTGACAAAATGGGTTCAGATTTTAAAGGTGATCCAGCAGCTGCGATGCTTGAGGTTTTAGATCCAGAACAAAACCGTTTTTTCCAAGATCACTATTTAGAACTTGAATATGACCTCTCACAAATTCTCTTTGTTGCCACCGCTAATGAAATTCATGACATTCCTGAGCCTTTACTTGACCGGGTTGAAATAATTGAGCTCTCATCTTATACTTTTTTAGAAAAACTGCAAATTGCAAAATCACACCTGATTCCTGCAGTTCTAAAAGAAAATTCCTTAGACCCAAAATATTTCCCAATTGATGATGAGACAATCGACTACCTCATTCGCTACTATACTCGCGAGGCAGGTGTCCGGGGACTCAAACGGGTTTTTGACAAAATTGCAAGAAAAATTATTGTCAGACTGCTTGAAAACACATTGGCCGAAAACTTTAAAATTGATGTCAAATTTGCCCGTGAACTTTTAGGAATTGAAAAATTTGACCCCGATCCTGTTGATGCTAGTCCGCAAATTGGAACTGTAAATGGACTAGGGTACTCTCCTCTGGGTGGTTCAACTTTGCAAATTGAAGTTAGCACAATTCCGGGGCGAGGTGATATTAAACTAACTGGTTCGCTCAAAGATGTAATGCAAGAATCAGCAAGAATCGCCCTGTCATATGTTCAGTCTAAAGCAAAAGATTTTGGAATTGACTTTGATTTTGAAAACACACTAATTCACATTCACGTTCCAGAAGGTGCTGTTCCAAAAGACGGGCCTTCTGCAGGAATAACTTTTACAACCGCAATAATTTCAGCCCTTAGCCAAAAACCCGTTTCACACGACATTGCAATGACAGGCGAAATTACACTGCGGGGAAAAGTGCTTGGAATTGGCGGTCTAAAGGAAAAATCACTTGGGGCCTATAAAAGCGGAATTAAAACAATTTTTATCCCGCAGTCAAACGAGAAAAATCTTGTTGATCTACCTGATGAGGTTAAAAACTCAATCAAATTTATTCCGGTTGAGACTTACCAGCAAATTTATGACTTTATTTTCAAATAA
- a CDS encoding MPN527 family putative ECF transporter permease subunit, whose protein sequence is MKTSISWNSNYNFKIAITGILFSLSLLFFIFSHNYFSWPFFQNLGLKFDLSTLFLVPIFLLGNFYLGFWCLLVRFAIGPWLIFNHFGGIDIIYFGHFVLFLASVIYIFSFLGFRYLFIKIFKNFTKIKRFIILSLIISTLTTSLMMTFLNGILIFPVYLKLFNIIDSVSLNLVYKKWDDIQKSFTENANFSYWSFIFSVFIPFNLANFAFQSVLASPIYMIIEHFHKNKRLN, encoded by the coding sequence TTGAAAACTTCAATTTCGTGAAATTCTAACTATAATTTCAAAATAGCAATTACTGGAATTTTATTTAGTCTTTCGCTACTTTTTTTTATTTTTTCACACAATTATTTTTCCTGGCCGTTTTTTCAAAATCTTGGGCTAAAATTTGACTTATCTACCCTTTTCTTAGTACCAATATTCTTACTGGGCAATTTTTATTTAGGTTTTTGGTGCCTTTTGGTTCGGTTTGCAATTGGCCCTTGGCTTATTTTTAACCATTTTGGCGGAATTGACATTATCTATTTTGGCCATTTTGTACTATTTTTAGCTTCAGTAATATACATTTTTTCATTTTTAGGTTTTCGTTATCTTTTTATCAAAATTTTTAAAAATTTCACTAAAATAAAAAGGTTTATCATTTTATCACTAATTATCTCAACACTTACAACCAGTTTAATGATGACTTTTTTAAACGGAATTTTGATTTTTCCAGTTTATCTAAAGCTTTTTAATATAATAGATTCTGTATCGCTCAACTTAGTTTATAAAAAGTGAGACGATATTCAAAAAAGTTTTACTGAAAACGCAAATTTTTCCTATTGGTCTTTTATTTTTAGTGTTTTTATTCCTTTTAATCTTGCAAATTTTGCTTTTCAGTCAGTTTTAGCCTCTCCTATTTACATGATTATTGAACATTTTCACAAAAATAAGAGGCTAAACTAA
- the upp gene encoding uracil phosphoribosyltransferase, whose protein sequence is MQVNVSHPVIASEIAKIRQNVSLVDFRAAIEKISYLLAFPVLAKLNSTDFSGTSVLKEPFSGTKVSDSIVFVPILRAGFAMLDPFLNLVPDAKVAPVGMKRNLDLSNTTYYLNLPKASPNSVAIILDPILATGNSIISTIDYLIEKGFAKIIIATILTVQEGLDKIAKKYPQVSIFFGQKDEKLNEKGYIIPGIGDAGDRFFGD, encoded by the coding sequence ATGCAAGTGAATGTTAGTCATCCTGTAATTGCTAGCGAAATTGCTAAAATAAGGCAAAATGTTTCTTTAGTTGATTTCCGGGCTGCAATTGAGAAAATTTCCTATTTACTTGCCTTCCCTGTTTTAGCCAAACTTAATTCAACAGATTTTAGCGGCACTTCTGTTCTTAAAGAACCTTTTTCAGGAACAAAAGTTAGCGACTCTATTGTTTTTGTGCCAATTTTGCGTGCTGGATTTGCAATGTTAGATCCTTTTTTGAATCTAGTTCCTGATGCAAAAGTTGCCCCTGTGGGAATGAAACGAAACTTAGATCTTTCAAATACAACTTACTATCTAAATTTGCCTAAAGCTAGTCCAAATTCAGTTGCAATTATTTTGGACCCTATTTTAGCAACAGGGAACTCGATAATTAGCACGATTGATTACCTTATTGAAAAAGGGTTTGCAAAAATAATTATTGCTACAATTTTAACTGTTCAAGAAGGTCTTGATAAAATTGCCAAAAAATATCCGCAAGTAAGTATCTTTTTTGGCCAAAAAGATGAAAAACTTAATGAAAAAGGCTACATTATCCCCGGAATTGGTGATGCCGGTGATCGTTTCTTTGGGGATTAG
- the deoC gene encoding deoxyribose-phosphate aldolase, whose protein sequence is MNFNKLIDHTILKAQTTSQDIKNLIAEAKKYNFGAICIAPTWVKLAKQELKDTDIKIVTVIGFPLGNQVSAVKQKEASLAIMHGADEIDMVMNIGKFKEKEFDFVINEINLIKKEIGTKILKVIVETALLSANEIAEATKIVSKSNADFIKTSTGFSYRGASLQDIEIMSANKSKNLQIKAAGGISSIEDIKTYYKLGATRFGTSKSVSIVENLDDKKSEY, encoded by the coding sequence ATGAATTTCAATAAATTAATTGATCACACAATTTTAAAAGCCCAGACAACTTCTCAAGATATCAAAAACCTGATCGCTGAGGCAAAAAAATACAATTTTGGTGCTATTTGCATCGCACCTACTTGAGTTAAATTAGCAAAACAAGAACTAAAAGACACTGATATTAAAATTGTCACTGTAATTGGCTTCCCGCTTGGAAATCAAGTTAGTGCTGTAAAACAAAAAGAAGCTAGTCTTGCAATAATGCACGGGGCTGATGAAATTGATATGGTAATGAATATCGGCAAATTTAAGGAAAAAGAATTTGACTTTGTTATCAATGAAATTAACCTAATAAAAAAGGAAATTGGAACAAAAATTCTGAAAGTTATAGTCGAAACTGCACTTTTATCAGCAAATGAAATTGCCGAGGCTACTAAAATTGTAAGCAAATCAAATGCAGATTTTATTAAAACCTCAACAGGATTTTCTTACCGTGGGGCAAGTCTTCAAGACATTGAAATAATGAGTGCTAATAAATCCAAAAACTTACAAATAAAAGCGGCCGGCGGAATTTCGTCAATTGAAGATATTAAAACATATTATAAATTAGGCGCAACTCGCTTTGGGACTTCTAAATCTGTAAGCATTGTTGAAAACTTGGACGATAAAAAATCTGAATATTAG
- a CDS encoding thymidine phosphorylase, whose product MNLFEIIEKKVKKEHLSEEEIYFMINGFLSGLIADYQFSSFLMAILINGLDDDELYFFTREIIASGKTINLRKINGVKIDKHSTGGVGDKISLIIGPIFAALGYKVAKMSGRGLGFTGGTIDKLESIPGFQTQLTEASFLDQVQKIGIAITAQSNAIVPADKKIYALRDVSGTVSSIPLIASSIMSKKIATDTDVILIDVKCGSGAFMTDLGQAKKLASKIKMLGKRFGKKTIVKITNMDAPLGRMIGNKNEIIESLAILQGQQSQLADFAKELVAQTLSEIEKLKIEKAREKVTKIIESELPNEIFLKMVVAQGGNPATIQSSNFWIPAYKEQIFAPQSGYIKWENAINFGKIVAFLGGGRTKLNQKIDYEAGICLEVESGTYVQDDQLIFSLYSSNPIDLSKIQDLIAKTFSIKPEPEVENMFLN is encoded by the coding sequence ATGAATTTATTTGAAATTATTGAAAAAAAAGTCAAAAAAGAACATTTAAGCGAAGAAGAAATTTATTTCATGATCAATGGATTTCTGTCTGGCCTAATTGCCGACTACCAGTTTTCTTCATTTTTGATGGCAATTTTAATTAATGGCCTTGATGATGATGAGCTTTATTTTTTTACTCGCGAAATTATTGCATCAGGTAAGACAATAAATCTTAGAAAAATTAACGGAGTTAAAATCGACAAGCACTCAACAGGCGGTGTTGGTGATAAAATATCACTAATAATAGGACCAATTTTTGCCGCGCTTGGTTACAAAGTTGCCAAAATGTCTGGAAGAGGTCTTGGATTTACTGGTGGTACAATCGACAAACTTGAGTCAATTCCAGGATTTCAAACTCAGCTAACTGAAGCTAGTTTTTTGGATCAAGTTCAAAAAATCGGAATTGCAATTACCGCACAGTCAAATGCAATTGTTCCTGCTGATAAAAAAATTTACGCGCTTCGTGATGTTAGTGGAACAGTTTCGTCAATTCCGTTAATTGCAAGTTCGATAATGTCAAAAAAAATTGCTACTGACACAGATGTTATTTTAATTGATGTAAAATGTGGTAGTGGCGCTTTTATGACTGATCTTGGGCAGGCAAAAAAATTAGCAAGTAAAATCAAAATGCTCGGAAAAAGATTTGGGAAAAAAACTATTGTTAAAATTACCAACATGGATGCCCCACTTGGACGAATGATCGGTAATAAAAATGAAATTATTGAATCATTGGCGATTCTTCAAGGTCAACAGTCCCAACTCGCTGACTTTGCAAAAGAATTAGTGGCCCAAACACTTTCTGAAATTGAAAAGCTAAAAATTGAAAAAGCCCGTGAAAAAGTTACTAAAATTATTGAGTCTGAACTTCCAAATGAAATTTTCTTAAAAATGGTAGTAGCCCAAGGCGGAAATCCGGCAACAATTCAGTCTTCAAACTTTTGAATTCCAGCATATAAGGAACAAATTTTTGCCCCACAAAGCGGATATATAAAATGGGAAAATGCAATAAATTTTGGAAAAATTGTTGCATTTTTAGGCGGAGGTCGTACTAAATTAAACCAAAAAATCGACTATGAAGCCGGAATTTGTCTAGAAGTTGAATCTGGAACATATGTTCAAGACGATCAGTTAATTTTTAGCCTTTATTCCTCTAATCCAATTGACTTGAGTAAAATTCAGGATTTAATTGCAAAAACTTTCTCAATTAAACCTGAACCAGAAGTTGAAAATATGTTTTTAAATTAG
- a CDS encoding purine-nucleoside phosphorylase, translated as MTPHIEAKKHEIAPVVLMPGDPLRAEFIAKNFLTDAKLVSKVRNNLIFTGKYKDKEVTIAASGMGSGSIGIYAYELFKFYDVEKIIRIGSAGSYDKDLEIFDLVIAKSAWSDSCSFPALLGQGQSHLSYPDLELVANLFHSAEKLGLSPVYTNIHSTDVFYSTRDLSKTIELSRAQAVEMESFALFTIANHLQKKVASILTISDSLITKTSLDPLARQEKFEEMIEIALGAL; from the coding sequence ATGACACCACATATTGAAGCTAAGAAACATGAAATTGCGCCAGTTGTATTAATGCCCGGAGATCCACTTCGAGCAGAATTTATTGCTAAAAATTTCTTAACCGACGCCAAACTTGTTTCAAAAGTCCGTAATAACTTAATTTTTACCGGCAAATATAAAGACAAAGAAGTGACTATCGCTGCCTCAGGGATGGGTTCTGGTTCTATTGGTATTTATGCCTATGAACTGTTTAAGTTTTATGATGTTGAGAAAATAATTCGGATTGGATCAGCTGGTTCTTATGATAAGGATCTTGAAATTTTTGACCTTGTTATTGCAAAATCAGCCTGATCAGATTCTTGTTCATTTCCGGCACTTTTAGGTCAGGGTCAATCTCATTTAAGTTACCCTGATTTGGAACTTGTAGCAAATTTATTCCATAGTGCTGAAAAATTAGGTTTGAGTCCGGTTTATACAAATATTCACTCAACTGATGTTTTTTACTCTACCCGCGATTTATCAAAAACAATCGAACTTTCAAGAGCACAAGCAGTAGAAATGGAATCTTTTGCTCTTTTTACAATAGCTAATCACTTGCAAAAAAAGGTGGCTTCAATTCTTACAATTTCTGATAGTTTAATTACCAAAACTTCACTTGATCCTTTAGCAAGACAAGAAAAATTTGAAGAAATGATTGAAATTGCCCTTGGAGCGCTTTAA